The sequence below is a genomic window from Vespula pensylvanica isolate Volc-1 chromosome 1, ASM1446617v1, whole genome shotgun sequence.
atcgattatatcaattatataataatatataaaattaaatataaaaatatattacaattaaatgtaacatacatattattatgttactttatttattatattatttcatatttatttattatattaaattcatattatatagattaacaaaaaaaaaaaaaaaagaaaaaggaaagaaaagtaaaaaatagaatCAATTGATTTTCAGCTCAGTGAGCTTCGTGCGCTGAAGGAGGCCAACCAAAGACTCAGCGACGACAATCAGGAGTTACGCGATCTTTGCTGTTTCCTGGACGATGACCGGCAAAAGGGTCGGAAGCTGGCAAGAGAATGGCAAAGATTTGGTAGGTACACAGCCAGCGTTATGCGACAGGAAGTATCAGCTTACCAGAATAAATTGCGGCAACTGGACAACAAGCAGCAGGAGTTGATAAAGGATAATCTGGAACTGAAGGAGCTCTGCCTGTATTTGGACGAGGAACGAGGAGGGGTTCAGAGGGACGACGGGGATGGATCGAGTTCGAGTACGAATGCGGAGGAAACCGCACCACCGAGGCCGAGACACACTTCTACATTTAACGGTAAATCCTCATTCGAGATTGGCGGTTACATTgatgatggaaaaaaaattagaaattaatttaatgaaacgtcaagtacatacatatattctatcCACTTATCTGAGATTGGATAAAAAGATTGGGATGATGAATGTTTACCTTGATTACAGACCAAACTATGCAATATGTAAGAAGTTTGGAGCAACGTGTTAAACAGTTGGAGGAAGACAAAAGTGTTCTACAGGCAAGAGCTAGAGGATGGGAAGCATTGCCAGGTGAAGTCTGGGAAAATCCAAACAGTCCAAGTGACAATTCTCATATTGGAAGTAGACCTGAGGCTGTCGTACGAGCTCTTCAAGTTCTCGAAGTTAGAGAACAGTTGGAAAGAGAAGGTGGACATGACGGCGAGAAGGCTCTAGTTCGAGAGATGTGTAATGtaagttatttttaaatatttacaaattacgcattatagtattatagcatatatatacaatctattttttttttttcttttaggttGTATGGCGTAAGTTGGAAGAAGGGCCACAAACAAGGCATTAGAAAAGGTTCTAAAAGTgcaaatttatcgattacgatattagaaatatttttacgcaATATTCCAACGCCTATGGCGTGTCAATAGTATTATAATAGTTAATATGGCCAATGtgttatgtattttatagatttatatatatatatatatatatatattatatatgatgatGTATATGTTTACATATGGATTCGTTCCAAGTGAAAGCGTTGTATTATTATAGCGATAATATCGATCTATTTATGTAAAACTTGTAGTGCCGTTGGCTTGCCTAGATCGACTGTTAATAaactctatttttattaatttatgtctatcatttatttattactatttatatatatatatacactcattctttcatttttattgataaatttcttcgttaaaattagacattttttttaagttcgAAATAAACGTGAACATACAGTAAAATGAGTCTTTCAGAAAAGTAAACTTTTTTGCGGTATCGATTTTCGCTTCCTACCTAGTTAATTATCCACATTGTTTACTTTAAGCCGCTTTTACggatagatttttctttttacatacgtGAAAACGATTCCGTGAATAAGCAAGTACGACGTGATGCTATTCCTATTTTTAAGCTTTGAAAGGATCCTATCTTTCAATGGAGCTTTACACGTTGCCCTAAATCTACTTCAGTCctgaaaatatacaatttggCACTTGCTTGGTtcagtcaaaaaaaaaattggcaaagatataacaatttttttctcctactattttttaatacaaaaattatacaaattatgaTACTGTCTCATAACGATGAGAATAATTAGTTACAATAATCtgctataaatataaaaaatgtgaaaaataaaaataattataatttattagttATCATGAAAGAATTCAAAGTGAAGATTCAAAAATTGGgattaaaaagtttataaattgATGACCTTTGATCATAGCGAATACTTGGATCATCGTGAAATTTTGTCGACGAGTTTGCGCCGGTCCAGTCAAAGAGGAAAAGTGGGGATCGCATCGGACATTGGTGTCAGAGAGATGAGAGTCACCGGTGATGTGCGTGTGCGGAAGCCTCGCGGAAGACAACGCAAGGTTTATCCTCCTCGCTGTCGTCCTGGCAGCTTACATGCTCGCAGGCGCGACTCTTTTTCAAATACTAGAGGGTGACCTTGAAATACGACaggtaagaaaataattttataccttCTACAATTTATATCCTCTtccattttctaataaaaattagaaatctaTCCTAGACAATATTTTACAGTTGttgaaaatcgttttaatGAAGATTATTAAGAACTACAAATTCGTGTgctttatcgattatattcatTTCATAGTACAGATTACGAACTACTATTTCTAACAAAGATCTAATGAACCCTTGACAATAATTTGCAATTTTGGAAAATTATCCtcgatcaaaaattatttaaaaatgtatattcaaGCCTTTGTCAATTGTATTTGCGTTCGTAAAAGGAGTtgcaaaatttcattttttgataaaaattcgagTCCTTCATAATAATATGCAAACTTTTGAAAATCGtcttatgaaaattattgaagaaTGTAAATTCATGcctttattaattacatttatttcataatataggCTGCAGAGTTTTGGCGGGTGTACCACGCTTTTCGAAAGCATCACCTGCGTGGTAGTCCACTAGCGCTTCAGAGATTACACGAACTTCTTTACGCCTACGGAAACGCTTCCTCTGCCGGTATCATTAACAAAAGACGACGTTGGGATTTTCCTGGTAGCTTTCACTTCGTAGGCACCATCGTTTCCACGATTGGTAAGAAATTGAACACAGTATTTTTTGGAATTCCAAGCATTTGAAACGCACTCTTGCAACGACCGACGATAAATGGGGTCACTAGACGATGCGTCGTCTTGCATCTCATTAAGCTTTGTAATCCTcttaaaagattttctttttaaaaaatatatccaaCCAGccatatcttctttctttcttgtttaattattataataacaattattattatcactattatcATCATGTTCATTGTAATGACattatcattgaaatttgtattcgtgcaaatttattgtatttataattttatttcacattttGTGACGACGATCTTCTTGTTGCTATTTCTTGTTTAAAGAAACGtacataaatgaatataaaaatgtctgTGATAAATTACACGCAATTAGTACGTTATCGCGTTAGAAGGTGGTCGTAATGGTACGGAATAAAAGGACTACGGTCATCGGCCCCTTCGAGCGTGAGAATGCACGGTGAATTCTGGAATGCTAATATCTTGCGACCTAGTCTAGTACTTACCCTCTCGACAACTCCTTTAGCCGTCGATATGTATGCTTgcacgtacacatatgtaGATTACTGCCCTCGTAGAAAGATTTTTAGAAGATGGGTTCGATGTGTGAATCTGGATTCTCTTTCAGGATATGGAAGTACCGCTCCTCAAACCATGGCAGGACGAGCAGCTGTTGTTCTTTATGGATTCTTTGGTTGTTCTGGTAATAACAGACACGATTTACTATAGGTCCATTTCTAACAAAACAATTTAACcacataaaagatataattaatatatcattttgttaaaatatgattttattataatattattgagagaaaaagaattataataatattatttctattaatagatTCTTACTTTAATATATCGTTCGATACATCCTTACCGTTACATTCgatgtatgcatgcatatattaCACTACACCGAGTTAAAACAAAGTAGAACGCTGGCCTATTTATACAGAACAAAAGAATGAGTCTTCGACGTATAAATTGCAATAGGCATAGTTTCTGTAACATCAAGAAATAGGAAATGGTATACGACAATGTCCTATTTGCATGAATATACGAAGTATCTCGATATAacttgaatttttcaattttacattaaatctcctacatagagaagaaaaaaggaaagaattagAAAGTTGAAGaagcaatataaataaaaaagaaagcagattaaataaaaagtagaattTCAATCATGTAACGAATGTTCTTCGTGATCTATTAGGTGGTATCCTGTTCTTCAATCTGTTCCTTGAAAGGATCATCACATTTCTGGCTTGGATTTTAAGGAGTATTCACTTGTATCGCGTAAGAAAGCATCTTCGACAAAGTTCGACGTCCTCTCGACGAGTATCCAGATTATCCAATCCAAGATCGTCTCTTCCGGATATtctcgacgatgacgacgaagtcAGTTTAGAACAGTGGAAACCAAGCGTTTATTGGGTCATGCTATATCTCTTATTAGCTTCTTGTCTCACTGCATGCATTGCTGCTGCGGTTTATGCACCGCTAGAAGGCTGGGAATACTTCGACGCTCTCTACTTCTGTTTCATTAGCTTTACCACCATCGGTTTCGGTGATTTTGTCAGTACACAGAAGATGAATTATCCATATGTCCATTGGTACGTAATTCATATTGAAACGTTTTTATATGTTCgtcaacatttttcatttaaattgatttacatttttacagGTATAGATTTGCCAATTTTGTCTTCCTCGTTATCGGCTGTAGCTGTATTTATTCATTACTGAATGTAACTTCGATAATTATCAAACAAGGTTTGAATTATGTGATAGACAAGTTACAATGTGGTAATCAAGATCTTGCTGCGCCTCATCTACCTAGAAGAAAGTCATCCGTGtcttcgatatattattcCAAACGTAGGTCTATGAAACTCGTTGCTAAAGATTCGATCAGAGCTGCGGAGGACGATTCCGATGGTTCCAGACGTATGTCTGGAGAATTGATCTCCATGAAAGATTTCCTCTCTGCCAATAAAGTATCCTTGGCTGTGATGCAGAAACAACTTTACGAGACCGCTCAAATGCAAAAAGGTGGTTGTGGTCCAATAGCAACGACGCCAAACCATCAGGCATCGGTGTTCAAACCTGGTGCAGTTGGTCCATTAGCGATTGCTAgcgaaaaatttgaaaataaaagttcaATAAATAGGTAGAAAATAAGTTAATGAATCGTAGCCATTTCACTTACTAGATTTACGACCATTAACTAGTTGtctctttttagtttttacaATACACAAGTGCACTTTGTTATTGTCATATATACGCGATATGTTATTATACAATTACAACGTTTTAAGGTAgcttattgaaataaaatctcaATTACAATTTGATACGATGGCTAGTtcgattgtttttcttttcttatcttttatatatatatatatatatatatatatatatatatatatatatgtaaaagtaaTTGGATTTAAACTATAATTCTCGataaattcgaatatattttttgaattattaatacgtatcgctgtataataattattatttaattattattattgtaacatTTTTTGTCTCTGCATACTATTCAGTGAAACGTGGTAGAGTAAGGAAAAGATACGTGTAGAAGTAAAATGATTGTGTCACTTCCTTCTCTGATTTCGGTAAGCTGAAACATATGTATaagaggaattaaaaaatattgaaaaaatttgatcgtttaaaaaaattttatgtaaaatctttcgacataatatttatgtcaTACCGGTGGTATTTTCcactaataataaaatatgaaaaaatactaATACATCATCAATGAGGTATATCACACATACAgttatatatatcgatcatccaataactttatttaaatcatGTTTACAGTACAATTTGCCATGTACTCAATGACATCAACAAACATGCAATCTTTTGTCTTCGCATTTGTAATAATGTGTGTTACTGTATGCATCTTgtgtaagtaaaataaatgaaaaatcattcctgtaatttgaaaacaaaaatttcatcttATGTAATAAAACTAACGTATTATGTAAagtttactatattattttataatcgatgaACGAGTGTGGATTCGACATACAATCtaaaattcttcaaaataaGAATACTACGAATTTTCACAACCTTTTAAATGAGCAACGCTTGTACTTTTTGTAcggtatttttttgtttaaatattatccaGATAAAAGGGATTGTTAAATGTTAGGATAAATTATGTGTGCTTAATGTATTTCTATTACACATTACATCATAACACTACGAAgacaaaaatttctcttttcctgaTTAACTACATTTTTACCTTGTATCTTACGTCGGCTTTAAGCGGACATCCTAATTCAATGATCGAGGAGGATGCAAAAACGTTCACACCGAGATGGTATGCGTATGAAACTAGATATCGAGAAACGATTACGTGAAAAacaatgtatgtgtgtatttcgTTGGAAGtctaagaaggagaaggatgtGTTCCGCTCTAAACGTGAAAGACACAAATAGATTACgaggaaaatttatgaattacgATAGAGCGAAAGTGAAACGtactatcgttttttttttttttcggagatTGCAGTCGTTCGAAAAATCTAcagataacttttttttctttttcttttttttttttcctttttttctttctttttaccgtTAAAGCCAAATGTGTAGTGAACAATGATTCAACGTCATGTCTTGCAAGTATTACATTCGGTTTGTAGCCTATCACAAAACAATCACGTTATACAGACAAAACCACGGTGATCTAAGATGCAGTAAGATCATTTAGTCTTTTAATTTAAGCCAAGCTTAAACGTTTAGAACGTAAAGCATGTCGAGTTTTGTTAACATTCACAATAGACTCTGGCAATAAATTTAAGCTTGGTTTAGACTTCAAAAGAAACTATTAGACCTAGCACTAGATAAGTGCCGACAGTACGATGATTCGTCCTACCTTCTGATGATCAATATCCATAATGTCTTGTGAACGaagttttcaataatatacaaGACAATAGTACGTCTATTGCAAGTATAATCTTACTGTTTCTTGTTCATTATTACTCTTTAGGTCATTAGgcttttttttgtatcgagGCTCAGACAAAGTACTCATAAAGTCGTGTATGTATCGTTCCAACAAATCCACTGAAGTCGTCATCGTCAGTGGCCATCATTGCAATTCACACAATTGAGACAACAGCGCACAGTGTTTCGCACTGGCGCTGACAAAGCTGCGTTCCAAATACTCTCAAGTAGAAGTATCATACCATACTTCTGTCAGGCAAACAATGCCTTTGTGTTTGGTACCGGCAGCAAAAAAGCACAGCCTTTTTGACTATGCACAAAGTCACGAGATTCATATCTCGATAAATTGGCGATGATTCCCGACAAAGCGGGTGTgccgtttctttcttcaacgTATATCACGCATACGTACAAATTGTTGTCCAACAAACTCCAAACTGTTACTTATTAGATCAACGTCATTTGATATTTTGATTATCCTCTGCCTAAAAATTTCTCCGTCTACGTCGCATGTTTGAATATAATCTGATAACATGAAACTGTTATCACTTAATGTAAGTGATTGGTTTTGATTTTGTAGTAGACGACTTCTCGATCGCGGAACTTGATCCGCTGGTTCCATTAAATTTGGATGTTTTTTACGTTGATGTTGCAAAAGTTTTGCCTattgagggagaaagagagaaacatgtATTGCAGCaagaaaacatatattatattaaaatattgtgcTTTTATTAAGAATATGTCTTATTTTGTTTACCTTACTAGCATATTGTTTATGGCACCATTGACACCCTTGAGGTGTAGTTGTAATACTACCAACTGTCTGACTAAAGGTTGGATTAGGCAGACTCGAATATTCCGATTCTTTGTGACGATTACTTGGTGGTAAAGCAGCACCTGGATGGTTCTTCATGATATGAGCTTTACGTTTGCTGCTGCTTTTATACACCTTTATGcatttatacaataaatatataaagatttacaaatatgtgtgtgtatatatgtatatatgtaataattgtaatgttattgtattataacACGATACCTTATCACAATATTGACAATAATAATCTCTCGTTTGTCGCAAAATTGGTAAATTTAATTCGGGAACGGACTCTGGAGCAACATCTGGATGTCGTTTTGCCAAATGATTTACGAGCATTCCTCTTCGTTTAAATCCTACTAGACATTGATGgcatttatatatgaaacgaTTGTAATCATTTGGATTTACCTATAAAATAGTAATCATTAGtaaaaagtacatatattattatatatttattttaactataaaaaaagaaatcgagataTAGATTATACCTTTGGCACAAATTTCTTTGTTTGATTATTTTGTACTGTTtgttctttattcattttctgcGAATTATGCATTCTAGTCATGTGTTCCTTaagtttatcttttcttttaaattgtcTTCCACAATTAGCACAGTGAAATTCCCTAgcacaagaaaaataaatatgtaagagtataaataaatattaattggtATAATATACAGGTCAGTATGACTAATATGTGTACCTGTGATCAGAATGTTTAAGTAAATGCATTCGTAATTTATCCACTGTAGGGAAACGTTTTGTACAAAACTGACATTTGTGTTTTCTTTCGCAATGATGAGCTCTTATATGTTTACGAATTactgaatatttaataaaatttctttgacaATGAGGACAGGTAAATGTATGATCTCCATTTTTATGTGTCTCAACATGATCTTTTAACATCACACCTTGATCAAAGAGTTGTCTGCATATTGGACATTCATACACTTGcttattttctacaaaattatataaattttttagatataattatttatatattattatttataacttataatctaataaaaatttattaaaatttacctCTATGTGTTTTTAAATGACAAGATAAAGCAGAATTATTCATGAATCTTTTCAGACAAATGCTGCATGGCAGTGGCTTTTGGTCCTCGGCACCATGCACCAAACAATGTTTCTGCAGTCGTACTTTTGTTGCAAAGCGTTTATAACACATTGAGCACTTATATGCAGCAACCACTGAGGTCAATTTATTACCTTTAGGCAAAGATAATCTTGCATGTTGTGAAACGTGACTAATTAATTCAGATTTTTTTTGACATTCTAACCCACACTGTGGACAAACTGTTGAttgacaatttattttattgtcttCTGGATTGTGCATTAgattatgtaatttaaataaagatagtTTTTTGAAGATTAAATTGCATGTACAACATTTCCACTCTTTACGATTATTTTGTCttgtattctctttttccttcaaattTCTGCCTCTGTATAATTTCATACGTCTTGCATGATTATAAGAATTGTTATCTGACCTTGGCCAAATATTCATACCGTTGTTATGTTCTAATGAAAgcaaaaatatgtaatataaaatatataaagaagtataaaaaagataagaatgcaaatataattatttataccttTGTCATCTCGCACATCAGGTTTCAATACCATTAAATTTCTACGTGCTGCATAATCAGGATGAGGCCCTGCTCTTAGTTCTTCTTttggtaaaatattttttgtagttAAAAATACGATTCCATCCTTCTGTTGAAAAATCGTTAGATTCTGTTCTTTATACGTAAGTGCAGGCCTCACAAAACGCATCCAATTTGAAGtatctgaaaaatatatgtattttatattttttgaagttATAAGcttatgaattaaaatatgatcgatGATACTCACTTTCATCTGAAACATCAACTTTCAAAAATTGTCCTCCTTCTGCTTCATAAAGTAGTGGCAATGCATTTTCAAATGATGTGCCATCATAACCATATAAAATACCTTCAATAGGACCAAATTGTGTACGTCTACGAATATTGCGTTTTGCAAAAACTCCATATTCAGAACCACCCGGTATAATATCCACagtagataatttatttatagaaagatATGATCCTGGCAGTGTAGCTATAGCTCGTGATGGTACAGGTTGATCAGCAATTGCACATACATTATGAGAAGTGCAACCATCTTCATTGGTGCAAATACCATCACATTCATCACACcctataataaattcaaataattcatagtttcatttattaataaataaaatagttacaaatatttgtaacttacaaaaatttttatcatcatccaTTTGTTGCTTCGActtcttcgtattcttcttatcaatagctttttttttatttgcatgagatatttcattaatttgacCCATTTGCACATTGGCTTCTGTTATTGACTCAGAATTactttcttttgttatatcttttttttcggatGTATTAGTGATATGATTATCTCCCattgaaagatttttcaaaggaTTCATTACATTTACTTGATCATCTTGCATTACCATATAATCtcttgttaaagaaaaatctgcACCTGGTATACCTGTTAACATGAGTGGAGTTGTGCTCTGCTCCAATTCTGTATTAGGCTCTGCAAAGATTACATTTTACGTGTTATTGTAcactttgtaaatattaaattattattattattatttaccttgcattaatattaattcattttcaacGCTAGAAACTAaagtttcttcattttcttcgtcaaTAAAATCTGTTCCAGTATCAGTTTGCGCATCTATCGGATGAGTCAATTGACCCACAAAATTGATACTTGATCTCATATTGGATTCAGTTGTAGATATTAAAGGGGAGGAAGGACCTTGGAGAATAACAACAGAATTATGAAAAGGAGATGGAGTTAATTGAACCGGAGTTGGTGAATACCTAGCAGCAGAACTCATATTTGGATCAAGTGGACTAACACGATGTTCAAATTCGGAAAGAGGAGATGAAGGTCTGGGTGAGAACGAGACCTGCTCGTATGTTGGAAATAAGCGGGAATAATCTCTTGATTGATTTTCAACATATTCAAcctaatagaaaaataacgtCATCAATATCTTACTCCatagaaataagaattttcaaatatcacATTTTACTCACGGTCAAAAATagtaatctattattattcatcttCTTTGGCTGTTCAAATATTGCTGGATTAATTGGGCTATCAATTGGCCAAGTTACCGAAGTGTCAGCAACTTTGCCAATATTGGACATATCAAATGTGTCACCAGGGCCCCCCTCAGGAGGGCCCTTTGGATccattgtattttatatgttcCGTCAGTGATATTACGATTGATCAcctatttcatagaaaaacaaatatcagATATacaattatctattttcttagaaagaaaaaaatgtacaaagaaatatatgagatTTAGGCTTGATTAACCACGATCATTCTGCGATATATTCCAAAATTTAAACTCATGACACGTTGACGATATCGATCTGCAATTACTAACagtattttcttattttatgttGTGTACTTTGTCACACAAGAGTCTTACCAGCTTCAACATAAATAGAGTTTAAGAAGCAGATGCACTTTCAGGCCTACAATGCACTTGCTGCAGCAGCACTGGCTTGACAACAATTGATGCTGCGGTTTCCATGTTGGCAATTAGGCTGTGTAGAAATAGCGGGAAAATTTAATTCGAGCTTTGATATATATTCTCGTTTTTGTCAATATCtagacaatataaaataaatattaacatgtAATTTTGTTGAAATCTAATCTGTCTTTAAATCTATTATatgttacaaaaataatttttcatatgatgtaattaattttaaaattattcataatagttaaaaattttcataaattttgaatacagcaaatcataaatatttctcgattattaacagtaataattgtataaaaagagGATAATATATGATCAGAATCGCGTgcataaaagtaattttataaattgattgGATATATGTAACTTGATCAGTTTATGGAAACTCCCACTCAGAGTTCCCCTTAGCAACAGAATAAACACGCATAAACAACTCCTAACCAtagattacttttttctcagatctatatgtatatcaaatgGTTCGTTAACGAAAGTTACGTTAGTTCTTAATTCACGGTGTAATAAAGCGGAAAGTATTGTTAAAACATGGTACATCTCGACGAGGTAGATAACCTCATGAATCAAATGATGAAGGTGCCAATTTTTTCACATTCTGAAAAACATCGATTATTGAAAGATGATAATAAAGGCTTACTTGATCCTAATTTAATTATGGACACGAGACATAAAGTAATTCGAGATACACTGTTCAATCCTGATGCAAATTGTTCTGCTTTGATCGAGGCTAAAAGGTAAAATTAATATGACTAACGTTGTACTACGTCATGTCTGtgtaatttgataaatttgaatatttaattttgaatttttcttctctgtattctatattaataattaaatcgattagattattgaaagaagaggaaattaaagaaatatgcctgaagaaagaacaaacttTTCTTGAAATGGAATTAAGAAAATTCGAGAATGAACTTCATAAGTCCCGCCCAAAATTTCAACATAAATATAGATGCAATAGGAAAAATCTAGCCAATTCAAACGACGAGGATTTTTGGAGTATATCCAATAGAATAAAGGTGGACGTTAAAACAGTCTATAGATCAAAGGtaggattatattttttattattaaattatgtagaaatattattattatatgaataattaattattaatataaaattatgaaattataaaggTACAAACTTTTGGAAAGAAAAGCAAGCAAATGTCTGTCGAAGAATTATCTccgatatttgaaaattctaaTACTAATGAAATCAATAGAAATGACGAAAATGAATCTTTCGGAAATATTAAAGTAACTATCaaggataaaattaatttcgattcggAGGAAGAACGATTGcagttaatgaaaaaatattttgaatttttacaaaaaaattcgatagaaGAACGTCGATTTCGAGaaataaagacaaagatacaagaaaatataGCTTCCAGAagattaaaaacatattttcaaaattggaAAACGTATActgaacatataaaaaatactgcaaaaataaaaaaggaatcgcAAGATGTATCTCACGAACGTAAGatcgaaattttcattaatgaaattacggagaaacaaaaagaattaggaaaaaattctaaatcacaggcaaaaaataatacatcttttaaaaatatacaagaaagcgaagataaaaaaaaattaactcgtcaaaagaaacattttgcGTTCGAATCTCTTGTACAAAATCGTTTAAATGCTCAGAAAGTTATAATCGAAAAGCAGAGATCTAAATTGGctgaacaaaataaaattatcgaagaatttAGATTGAAACAAATTCAAGAGGAATTAGTCAAAATGGATAAAGAAACCACGAATGCTGCTAAAGAAACTTTGATGTATTGTGGtcaaaaaacaagaagaactttaattcaattaatgaGGCAAACTGGTCACaggtaatttatttaattctaatatatatgtatatatatattataatattatatatattatatatataatattatattaattaatatacagaGTGGTCCGTTTAAATAAAGCCACTTCTCGTCGAATtgttataatatgaaaatacgTTTAGAcatctataaaaaaagttacaataatatacatatcttaatgtattttttaattagtta
It includes:
- the LOC122629626 gene encoding golgin subfamily A member 6-like protein 22, translated to MVHLDEVDNLMNQMMKVPIFSHSEKHRLLKDDNKGLLDPNLIMDTRHKVIRDTLFNPDANCSALIEAKRLLKEEEIKEICLKKEQTFLEMELRKFENELHKSRPKFQHKYRCNRKNLANSNDEDFWSISNRIKVDVKTVYRSKVQTFGKKSKQMSVEELSPIFENSNTNEINRNDENESFGNIKVTIKDKINFDSEEERLQLMKKYFEFLQKNSIEERRFREIKTKIQENIASRRLKTYFQNWKTYTEHIKNTAKIKKESQDVSHERKIEIFINEITEKQKELGKNSKSQAKNNTSFKNIQESEDKKKLTRQKKHFAFESLVQNRLNAQKVIIEKQRSKLAEQNKIIEEFRLKQIQEELVKMDKETTNAAKETLMYCGQKTRRTLIQLMRQTGHRDKSMTTPQQAPNPPKFIMRMEARAEARRERLRKAKETRRKKLEEQKLTEEATKREEEEKRKKLHQEAMRETKKLREEQEKCRIQKLERLKELNTIANKFYYKYLFRHYVIGPFKKLIEIRNNNIQKANDHYKKLLLLQTFTVWKRRTKEQYEVKLELAISLYDRNLLWYTFKHWTNMVKEQSTKHQVAKDFYDMKLQEKCFLALRSIVNQLKLEYLKNVQMAQEHYDSKLMNKYFNKWRDYPTIAEMIKESEKQRNKWREIVQKIVPDFDPKERGVALED